Proteins encoded together in one Ptiloglossa arizonensis isolate GNS036 chromosome 9, iyPtiAriz1_principal, whole genome shotgun sequence window:
- the LOC143151474 gene encoding microsomal glutathione S-transferase 1 yields MVTIDPELFKVFGFWGGLLALKLLGMAPLTGRYRFQKKIFISPEDCTLVKGSKVISNDPDIERVRRAHLNDLENIPIWYAVTLFWLTTGPSTWLAALLIKTFVIARFVHTLAYAIAPQQPLRALSFFTGISITIYQAISTLTYYY; encoded by the exons ATGGTTACCATAGATCCAGAACTTTTCAAAGTTTTTGGTTTTTGGGGCGGTTTACTCGCTCTAAAATTATTAGGAATGGCGCCATTAACTGGACGTTATAGATTTCAAAaaaag ATCTTTATAAGTCCTGAGGATTGCACGCTAGTGAAAGGATCAAAAGTTATTTCGAATGATCCTGATATTGAACGTGTGCGCAGAGCACACTTAAATGATTTAGAGAACATTCCTATTTGGTACGCAGTTACACTCTTCTGGTTAACTACAGGACCTTCTACCTGGTTGGCTGCACTTCTAATCAAGACTTTCGTCATTGCTCGATTTGTTCATACATTAGCTTATGCTATTGCACCGCAACAACCTCTTAGAGCATTATCCTTTTTCACAGGAATTAGTATCACAATATACCAAGCAATTAGTACTTTGACATATTactattaa